A region from the Lysobacter sp. BMK333-48F3 genome encodes:
- the ppa gene encoding inorganic diphosphatase: MGLDHVSTGKNPPHEINVIIEIPKDAEPVKYEVDKASGAIFVDRILSTPMRYPCNYGYVPHTVCGDGDPADVLVILPLPLIPGSVIRCRPVGVLKMSDEAGSDEKLLAVPIDKVFAGYSHIHDIDQVSPHWLERIGHFFEHYKDLEKGKWVKLDGWGNADEAKKILVEAIERYAAEEDKPKF, encoded by the coding sequence ATGGGTCTGGATCACGTTTCCACCGGCAAGAATCCGCCGCACGAAATCAACGTCATCATCGAAATCCCGAAGGACGCCGAGCCGGTGAAGTACGAGGTCGACAAGGCCTCGGGCGCGATCTTCGTCGATCGCATCCTCTCGACCCCGATGCGTTACCCCTGCAACTACGGCTACGTCCCGCACACCGTCTGCGGCGACGGCGATCCGGCCGACGTGCTGGTGATCCTGCCGCTGCCGCTGATCCCCGGCTCGGTGATCCGCTGCCGTCCGGTCGGCGTGCTGAAGATGTCCGACGAAGCCGGCAGCGACGAGAAGCTGCTGGCGGTGCCGATCGACAAGGTGTTCGCCGGCTACAGCCACATCCACGACATCGACCAGGTCAGCCCGCACTGGCTGGAGCGCATCGGCCACTTCTTCGAGCACTACAAGGACCTGGAGAAGGGCAAGTGGGTCAAGCTCGACGGCTGGGGCAACGCCGACGAGGCCAAGAAGATCCTGGTCGAGGCGATCGAGCGCTACGCGGCCGAGGAAGACAAGCCCAAGTTCTGA
- a CDS encoding ion channel, producing the protein MASYASRKWRAIARRHPSAFLLAAQLLSMLAYPLFEPAGGGRVVFGAFGVLVLALAVWVVNRSPAIKWIAWLIAVPAFALSVLSVLYASPFLLVASSALEAALYFYAAGALIAYMMSDHRVTADELFAAGATFTLLAWGFAYAFLVCQAWYPGSFVGAERPGEPRTWLELLFLSFTNLSAVGLGDILPISPAARVLTMFEQFAGVGYIAAVVSRLIGLTILRHDPR; encoded by the coding sequence ATGGCCAGCTACGCCTCCCGCAAATGGCGCGCCATCGCGCGCCGGCATCCGTCCGCGTTCCTGCTCGCCGCGCAGCTGCTGAGCATGCTGGCCTATCCGCTGTTCGAGCCGGCCGGCGGCGGGCGGGTAGTGTTCGGCGCGTTCGGGGTGCTGGTGCTGGCGCTGGCGGTGTGGGTGGTCAACCGCAGCCCGGCGATCAAATGGATCGCCTGGCTGATCGCGGTGCCGGCGTTCGCCTTGTCGGTGTTGTCGGTGCTGTACGCCAGCCCGTTCCTGCTGGTGGCGTCCTCGGCGCTGGAGGCAGCGCTGTATTTCTACGCGGCCGGGGCGCTGATCGCCTACATGATGAGCGACCACCGGGTCACCGCCGATGAGTTGTTCGCCGCCGGAGCGACCTTCACTCTGTTGGCCTGGGGCTTCGCCTACGCCTTCCTGGTCTGCCAGGCCTGGTACCCGGGCAGCTTCGTCGGCGCCGAGCGCCCGGGCGAGCCGCGGACCTGGCTCGAGCTGCTGTTCCTGAGCTTCACCAACCTCTCGGCGGTGGGCCTGGGCGATATCCTGCCGATCAGCCCGGCGGCGCGGGTGCTGACCATGTTCGAGCAGTTCGCCGGGGTCGGTTACATCGCCGCCGTGGTGTCGCGCCTGATCGGCCTGACCATCCTGCGCCACGACCCGCGTTAA
- the thiC gene encoding phosphomethylpyrimidine synthase ThiC, translated as MNAVPSELIQQAEQLSADVTRPIPGSRKIHVQGSRADLQVPMREIALARTPTIFGGEDNAPLAVYDTSGAYTDPAADIDLARGLAPLRAAWIAERGDTEQLAGLSSEFGRKREHDPKLAHVRFGNRPLPRRAIAGANVTQMHYARRGIVTPEMEYIAIRENQRLESIRESHLLNQHPGHSFGANIQKIITPEFVREEVARGRAIIPNNINHPESEPMIIGRNFLTKVNANIGNSAVSSGIAEEVEKLVWSMRWGADTVMDLSTGKHIHETREWIIRNSPVPIGTVPIYQALEKVDGRAEELNWEIFRDTLVEQAEQGVDYFTIHAGVLLRYVPLTAKRVTGIVSRGGSILAKWCLAHHKENFLYTHFEEICEIMKAYDVAFSLGDGLRPGSIADANDAAQFGELETLGELTQIAWKHDVQTMIEGPGHVPMQLIKENMDKQLEVCGEAPFYTLGPLTTDIAPGYDHITSAIGAAMIGWYGTAMLCYVTPKEHLGLPNKHDVREGLMAYKIAAHAADLAKGHPGAQARDNAMSKARFEFRWEDQFNLGLDPERAREYHDETLPKDAHKVAHFCSMCGPHFCSMKITQDVRDYAKEHGVDEQAALDEGMAEKSAEFRAQGAEVYRRA; from the coding sequence ATGAATGCGGTGCCCTCCGAACTGATCCAGCAAGCCGAGCAGCTCTCGGCCGACGTCACTCGCCCGATCCCCGGTTCGCGCAAGATCCACGTGCAAGGCTCGCGCGCGGACCTGCAGGTGCCGATGCGCGAGATCGCGCTGGCGCGCACGCCGACCATCTTCGGCGGCGAAGACAACGCGCCGCTGGCGGTGTACGACACCTCGGGCGCCTACACCGATCCGGCCGCCGACATCGACCTCGCGCGCGGCCTGGCGCCGCTGCGCGCGGCCTGGATCGCCGAGCGCGGCGACACCGAGCAGCTCGCCGGCCTGTCCTCGGAGTTCGGCCGCAAGCGCGAGCACGACCCCAAGCTGGCCCACGTCCGCTTCGGCAATCGGCCGCTGCCGCGGCGCGCGATCGCCGGCGCCAACGTGACCCAGATGCATTACGCGCGCCGCGGCATCGTCACCCCGGAAATGGAATACATCGCGATCCGCGAGAACCAGCGCCTGGAGTCGATCCGCGAGTCGCACCTGCTCAACCAGCACCCGGGCCACAGCTTCGGCGCGAACATCCAGAAGATCATCACCCCCGAGTTCGTCCGCGAGGAAGTCGCCCGCGGCCGCGCCATCATCCCCAACAACATCAACCATCCGGAAAGCGAGCCGATGATCATCGGCCGCAACTTCCTGACCAAGGTCAACGCCAACATCGGCAACTCCGCGGTGTCCTCGGGCATCGCCGAGGAAGTCGAGAAGCTGGTCTGGTCGATGCGCTGGGGCGCGGACACGGTCATGGACCTGTCCACCGGCAAGCACATCCACGAAACCCGCGAGTGGATCATCCGCAATTCGCCGGTGCCGATCGGCACGGTGCCGATCTACCAGGCGCTGGAAAAGGTCGACGGCCGCGCCGAAGAGCTCAACTGGGAGATCTTCCGCGACACCCTGGTCGAGCAGGCCGAGCAGGGCGTGGACTACTTCACCATCCACGCCGGCGTCCTGCTGCGCTACGTGCCGCTGACCGCCAAGCGCGTCACCGGCATCGTCTCGCGCGGCGGCTCGATCCTGGCCAAGTGGTGCCTGGCGCACCACAAGGAGAATTTCCTCTACACCCACTTCGAGGAAATCTGCGAAATCATGAAGGCCTACGACGTGGCCTTCTCGCTCGGCGACGGCCTGCGCCCGGGCTCGATCGCCGACGCCAACGACGCGGCCCAGTTCGGCGAGCTGGAAACCCTGGGCGAGCTGACCCAGATCGCCTGGAAGCACGACGTGCAGACCATGATCGAAGGCCCCGGCCACGTGCCGATGCAGTTGATCAAGGAAAACATGGACAAGCAGCTGGAGGTCTGCGGCGAAGCGCCGTTCTACACCCTCGGCCCGCTGACCACCGACATCGCCCCGGGCTACGACCACATCACCTCGGCGATCGGCGCGGCGATGATCGGTTGGTACGGCACTGCGATGCTGTGCTACGTCACGCCCAAGGAACACCTGGGCCTACCCAACAAGCACGACGTGCGCGAAGGCCTGATGGCGTACAAGATCGCCGCCCACGCCGCCGACCTGGCCAAGGGCCATCCGGGCGCGCAGGCGCGCGACAACGCGATGAGCAAGGCGCGCTTCGAGTTCCGCTGGGAAGACCAGTTCAACCTCGGCCTGGATCCGGAGCGGGCGCGCGAGTACCACGACGAGACCCTGCCCAAGGACGCGCACAAGGTCGCCCACTTCTGCTCGATGTGCGGCCCGCACTTCTGCTCGATGAAGATCACCCAGGACGTGCGCGACTACGCCAAGGAGCACGGCGTCGACGAACAGGCCGCGCTGGACGAGGGCATGGCCGAGAAGTCGGCCGAGTTCCGCGCCCAGGGCGCGGAGGTGTATCGCCGCGCCTGA
- a CDS encoding helix-turn-helix domain-containing protein yields the protein MEQALWADRGQLLQLDAQDPAAQASCVGVSRLGSAQLAGAHFSIWVQLRGSSWVEAKEGKFRLKRGDWIAFERDSKPVLQADRYGVCIGLNLTGEAIKAMARLADCTLYSGRGRMSVHDARIALRLWRQAHARNGEADTGFDLNALRPILLHLAGVQRDLTARIQRCPGRSRSRKRQVFGRLQRARLYLEGNCDRVVRISELAELTSFSSWYFSKTFHSLYEESPQAASARMRLEHAADLLENTSMMIGEVAAASGFDNCCSFARAFRARFGTSATRYRSAAANAKQEAAKPKPAPVVAMVRKLAA from the coding sequence ATGGAGCAAGCATTGTGGGCGGATCGCGGACAGCTGTTGCAGCTGGACGCGCAGGATCCCGCCGCCCAGGCCAGTTGCGTCGGCGTCTCGCGTCTCGGCAGCGCCCAGCTGGCCGGGGCTCATTTCTCGATCTGGGTCCAGCTGCGCGGCAGCTCCTGGGTCGAAGCCAAGGAAGGTAAGTTCCGGCTGAAGCGCGGCGACTGGATCGCGTTCGAGCGCGACTCCAAGCCGGTGCTGCAGGCCGACCGCTACGGCGTCTGCATCGGCCTGAACCTGACCGGCGAGGCGATCAAGGCCATGGCCCGTCTGGCCGACTGCACCCTGTACTCCGGCCGCGGCCGGATGAGCGTGCACGACGCCCGCATCGCCCTGCGCCTGTGGCGCCAGGCCCATGCCCGCAACGGCGAAGCCGATACCGGTTTCGACCTGAACGCCCTGCGCCCGATCCTGCTCCACCTGGCCGGCGTCCAGCGCGATCTGACCGCGCGCATCCAGCGTTGCCCGGGCCGCTCGCGCAGCCGCAAGCGCCAGGTGTTCGGCCGTCTGCAGCGCGCCCGCCTGTACCTGGAAGGCAACTGCGACCGGGTGGTGCGGATCAGCGAACTGGCCGAGCTGACCAGCTTCTCCAGCTGGTACTTCTCCAAGACCTTCCACAGCCTGTACGAGGAGAGCCCGCAGGCCGCCTCGGCGCGGATGCGTCTGGAGCACGCGGCCGATCTGCTCGAGAACACCTCGATGATGATCGGCGAAGTCGCGGCCGCCAGCGGTTTCGACAACTGTTGCAGCTTCGCCCGCGCCTTCCGCGCCCGCTTCGGCACCTCGGCGACCCGCTACCGCAGCGCCGCGGCCAACGCCAAGCAGGAAGCGGCCAAGCCCAAGCCCGCGCCGGTGGTGGCGATGGTGCGCAAGCTCGCGGCCTGA
- a CDS encoding winged helix-turn-helix domain-containing protein — MPPLPAEHLRVGDCLVDIPLREIRAPGARRPRRITPKSMGVLLVLVEHADRVVSRDALMAEVWPDTLPTDDVVTQAITQLRKAFDEDRGNPRYIETIAKNGYRLLARVEWLRAEGAPAPAADADIEAAVAPAHAAATALPGAPGYAGRPAAERLDPIPPLPGSTRPRGNWRSILGVIGAVLGLVAGLVWWSLARQPNLQAALPTADPARVAANTARAYRLITSMPGFELAPTLSPDAAMVAYVAVPEGQRGTAILVQTTDQTPPRQLTQPSGLAEDSAPAWSPDGRSIAFLRVEPGVSCRILMVAANGGAERELGDCDSRSPPTYDWTPDGRGLIFGSMWTPQGTVGMRVLDLASGEWRAVPYEPGVGNLDLWPRFSPDGRWLVFVRNNPQGDFWRLPAEGGTPERLSKLGADVRGWDWLPDSRGLLFGRMIDGDTRMFRLDLDGGQARDLGIESAQAPAVAAARPAAAFVQRKPYFGLFRVVLGDTSKGAVHVVDPLFPSSARDILPTVAPDGRQIVFASDRSGSTHLWWADLDQPDSLRMLQGVLPNIRYAPSWSSDSQRLTAVGTDAEGRNALYEIVPTSGKVTRLPAPVAEPLQVVQVPDPDRLLVVAGGSDGRLQAQLFDRRRSPWRPIAALSDVSQVRLDRAQSRLLFTRQTEAGLWQSDLQLSPASVRRIDANEPVADRYRLWDVAGATGELRYLDQQPTCLSLLRRVADPSAAPSVLCLDQSRRSAINGFSLSPRGDTVYLALAKWDGADIGYMDLPEEPKTFVPGWLN, encoded by the coding sequence ATGCCGCCCTTGCCCGCAGAGCACCTGCGGGTCGGCGATTGCCTGGTCGACATCCCCTTGCGCGAGATCCGCGCACCGGGGGCGCGTCGTCCGCGCCGGATCACGCCCAAATCCATGGGCGTGCTGCTGGTGCTGGTCGAGCATGCCGATCGGGTGGTCAGCCGCGACGCGCTGATGGCCGAAGTCTGGCCGGACACCCTGCCGACCGACGACGTGGTGACCCAGGCGATCACCCAGCTGCGCAAGGCCTTCGACGAAGACCGCGGCAATCCGCGCTACATCGAAACCATCGCCAAGAACGGCTACCGCCTGCTGGCGCGGGTGGAATGGCTGCGCGCCGAAGGCGCGCCTGCGCCGGCCGCGGACGCCGACATCGAAGCCGCGGTGGCGCCGGCCCATGCCGCCGCGACGGCGCTGCCGGGTGCGCCGGGCTACGCCGGCCGGCCCGCGGCCGAGCGGCTGGACCCGATTCCGCCGCTGCCGGGCAGCACGCGCCCGCGCGGCAACTGGCGCTCGATCCTGGGCGTGATCGGCGCGGTGCTCGGCCTGGTCGCCGGCCTGGTCTGGTGGTCGCTGGCGCGCCAGCCCAACCTGCAGGCGGCGCTGCCGACCGCCGACCCGGCGCGGGTCGCGGCCAATACCGCGCGCGCCTACCGGTTGATCACCTCGATGCCGGGCTTCGAACTGGCCCCGACCCTGTCGCCCGATGCGGCGATGGTCGCCTATGTCGCCGTTCCCGAGGGCCAGCGCGGCACCGCGATCCTGGTCCAGACCACCGACCAGACCCCGCCGCGCCAGCTGACCCAGCCCAGCGGCCTGGCCGAAGACAGCGCCCCGGCCTGGTCGCCGGACGGCCGCTCGATCGCCTTCCTGCGGGTCGAGCCGGGGGTGTCGTGCCGGATCCTGATGGTCGCCGCCAACGGCGGCGCCGAACGCGAACTGGGCGACTGCGATTCGCGCAGCCCGCCGACCTACGACTGGACCCCGGACGGCCGCGGCCTGATCTTCGGCAGCATGTGGACCCCGCAAGGCACGGTCGGCATGCGCGTGCTCGACCTGGCCAGCGGCGAGTGGCGCGCGGTGCCGTACGAGCCGGGCGTGGGCAATCTGGACCTGTGGCCGCGCTTCTCCCCGGACGGGCGCTGGCTGGTGTTCGTGCGCAACAACCCGCAAGGCGATTTCTGGCGCCTGCCGGCCGAGGGCGGCACGCCCGAGCGGCTGAGCAAGCTCGGCGCCGACGTGCGCGGCTGGGACTGGCTGCCGGACAGCCGCGGTCTGCTGTTCGGACGCATGATCGACGGCGATACGCGCATGTTCCGCCTCGATCTCGACGGCGGCCAGGCCCGCGACCTCGGCATCGAATCGGCCCAGGCGCCGGCGGTGGCGGCGGCGCGGCCGGCGGCGGCCTTCGTCCAGCGCAAGCCTTACTTCGGTCTGTTCCGGGTCGTGCTCGGCGACACCAGCAAGGGCGCGGTGCACGTGGTCGATCCGCTGTTCCCCTCGTCGGCGCGCGACATCCTGCCGACCGTGGCCCCGGACGGGCGCCAGATCGTGTTCGCCTCCGACCGCTCCGGCAGCACCCACCTGTGGTGGGCCGATCTCGACCAGCCCGATTCGCTGCGCATGCTGCAAGGGGTGCTGCCGAACATCCGCTACGCGCCCTCGTGGTCGTCCGACAGCCAGCGCCTGACCGCGGTCGGTACCGATGCCGAAGGCCGCAATGCCCTGTACGAAATCGTTCCGACCAGCGGCAAGGTGACCCGCCTGCCGGCGCCGGTGGCCGAACCCTTGCAGGTGGTGCAGGTGCCGGACCCGGATCGCCTGCTGGTCGTGGCCGGCGGCAGCGACGGCCGCCTGCAGGCCCAGCTGTTCGACCGTCGCCGTTCGCCCTGGCGCCCGATCGCCGCCCTGTCCGACGTGTCCCAGGTCCGGCTGGACCGGGCCCAGTCGCGGCTGCTGTTCACCCGCCAGACCGAGGCCGGCCTGTGGCAGTCCGATCTGCAGCTGTCTCCGGCCAGCGTGCGACGCATCGACGCCAACGAACCGGTCGCCGACCGCTACCGGCTGTGGGATGTGGCCGGCGCGACCGGCGAGCTGCGCTACCTCGACCAGCAGCCGACCTGCCTGTCCCTGCTGCGCCGGGTGGCCGATCCCAGCGCCGCGCCGTCGGTGCTGTGCCTGGACCAAAGCCGGCGTTCGGCGATCAATGGATTCAGCCTGAGCCCGCGCGGCGACACCGTCTATCTGGCCCTGGCCAAGTGGGATGGCGCTGATATCGGTTACATGGACCTGCCCGAAGAACCGAAGACCTTCGTTCCGGGCTGGCTCAACTGA
- a CDS encoding sterol desaturase family protein gives MDWGAQALHELVGFFGLGALLELLAADGYRALLSADGAKALLYPVIPILLVYELLRTIARRRFKLEDYRVPFLTLVANRLIGAVLSFGMVAACIALFQPYAPFQAEIGPLGLIYGYLVWEFAHFVYHYLAHKVRLLWCLHSTHHAPTAMNLSVNYAHLFLEAPYADIVRTTICILAGVSPPLLLLIMFIDGLWGQFIHLGEHALGDGRLGRLHRWILTPAHHRVHHARNPLYMDTNFCNLLNVWDRAFGTYQAQREDIRIEYGITRPVRPGSFLDAYLGEFQVLLRDVLAAPGWRNKLLYLAMPPGWSHDGRYKTALQSKREWLAQQQGAA, from the coding sequence ATGGATTGGGGAGCGCAGGCGCTGCACGAGCTGGTCGGCTTCTTCGGCCTGGGGGCGCTGCTGGAATTGCTGGCCGCCGACGGCTACCGCGCCCTGCTCAGCGCCGACGGCGCCAAGGCCCTGTTGTACCCGGTGATCCCGATCCTGCTGGTGTACGAACTGTTGCGCACCATCGCCCGGCGCCGGTTCAAGCTTGAGGACTACCGCGTCCCGTTCCTGACCCTGGTCGCCAACCGCCTGATCGGCGCGGTGCTGAGCTTCGGCATGGTCGCCGCCTGCATCGCGCTGTTCCAGCCGTACGCGCCGTTCCAGGCCGAAATCGGCCCGCTCGGGCTGATCTACGGCTACCTGGTCTGGGAGTTCGCCCACTTCGTCTATCACTACCTCGCCCACAAGGTGCGGCTGCTGTGGTGCCTGCATTCGACCCACCATGCGCCGACCGCGATGAACCTGTCGGTGAACTACGCCCATCTGTTCCTGGAGGCGCCGTACGCCGACATCGTCCGCACCACGATCTGCATCCTCGCCGGGGTCAGTCCTCCGCTGCTGCTGTTGATCATGTTCATCGACGGGCTGTGGGGGCAGTTCATCCACTTGGGCGAGCATGCGCTGGGCGACGGCCGGCTGGGCCGGCTGCACCGCTGGATCCTGACGCCCGCGCACCACCGCGTGCACCACGCGCGCAATCCGCTGTACATGGACACCAACTTCTGCAATCTGCTCAACGTCTGGGACCGCGCGTTCGGCACCTACCAGGCGCAGCGCGAGGACATCCGGATCGAGTACGGCATCACCCGGCCGGTCCGGCCCGGCAGCTTCCTGGATGCCTATCTGGGCGAATTCCAGGTGCTGCTGCGCGATGTGCTCGCGGCGCCGGGGTGGCGCAACAAGCTGCTGTACCTGGCGATGCCGCCGGGCTGGAGCCACGACGGCCGTTACAAGACCGCGCTGCAGAGCAAGCGCGAATGGCTGGCGCAGCAGCAGGGGGCGGCATGA
- a CDS encoding TonB-dependent receptor produces MNHRSLRHEARFGMLPTAIAAALVSALVPAVAGAQEADASKSTTTLDRIEVTGSRIRQANLETAQPVVTMSRADIQKQGFTSVADIVQNITASGSPAISRANALSSGEEVGGQYVDLRNLGPERTLVLIDGKRMGISSGGYSDLASIPSSIVERIEVLTDGASALYGSDAIAGVINIITRKRFDGLEASAYLGQYGQGDGNKEIYNFVIGQTGERGSITLGAEYSKEDPVLAKDRSFTRYPNGKGHPVPDLDANGEYRDNGWSNISRNGILVRDSGNLTALPGRTTTGSEADFRAYNPLTDATNTNEQMYLQTGLERRSVFANAEFDITDNLRAKADVLYTDREATQQIAGYPFRSFGFPRYEGDLSLSGDSAFNPYKGENVDYIRRTWEMPRQTKSELTTYRFSAGLEGSFELAGKPWDWDVGYIYNQNKGSKTGTGNLFLPNVAKAVGPSFIDAAGVAHCGAPGAVIDKCVPWNPLLGYGQVGPGSLTNNPELQKYLFLPTHDRSETETQVYSLNLSGVLAALPAGDLGLAVGYEHRKESARYEPDALLQSGLSSDLAGAMTEGGYKLDEFYAELSVPVLADVAFAKELSFNVAGRYSDYDTFGDTTNGKFSLKWKPIDDLLIRGTYATGFRAPTVADLYGGTSETFDNYTDPCDTSFGSAVRNPQVAARCAAVVPANFRQAASGGPATGPNAQSNSAFSSGSNALLKPETSKSTTVGFVYSPSFVGGLDISLDWWKIKIEDVIAAETVTSLLNNCYVLGIQSACSRFERNSAGQVVDVTRTLINGGYQETAGYDLGVAYRLTDTRFGNFTFNWKTSYVDYLEYKRDNESTTPVEQKTSWAIDGTANFRVRSNFNTDWQYGDFGATWNVRYYSGLKEDCAYDTTGGPECGNPNYTSAYRGQQPVREVGANTFHDVQVRYNTPWNATVALGANNVFDHQGQTMYSQPNSSFVYNGSFDIGRFVYMKYTQRF; encoded by the coding sequence ATGAACCATCGCAGTCTGCGCCACGAGGCGCGGTTCGGCATGCTGCCGACCGCCATCGCCGCGGCGTTAGTGTCGGCTCTGGTCCCGGCGGTTGCCGGCGCTCAGGAAGCCGATGCCTCCAAGAGCACCACCACCCTCGACCGCATTGAGGTCACCGGTTCGCGCATTCGCCAGGCCAACCTGGAAACCGCGCAGCCGGTGGTCACCATGTCGCGCGCCGACATCCAGAAGCAGGGCTTCACCAGCGTCGCCGACATCGTCCAGAACATCACCGCTTCGGGCTCGCCGGCGATCTCGCGCGCCAACGCGCTGTCCTCGGGCGAAGAAGTCGGCGGCCAGTACGTCGACCTGCGCAACCTCGGTCCGGAGCGCACCCTGGTCCTGATCGACGGCAAGCGCATGGGCATCAGCTCGGGCGGCTACTCCGACCTGGCTTCGATCCCGAGCTCAATCGTCGAGCGCATCGAAGTGCTGACCGACGGCGCCTCGGCCCTGTACGGTTCGGACGCCATCGCCGGCGTGATCAACATCATCACCCGCAAGCGTTTCGACGGTCTGGAAGCCAGCGCCTACCTGGGCCAGTACGGCCAGGGCGACGGCAACAAGGAGATCTACAACTTCGTCATCGGCCAGACCGGTGAGCGCGGTTCGATCACCCTCGGCGCCGAGTACAGCAAGGAAGATCCGGTCCTGGCCAAGGATCGCAGCTTCACCCGTTACCCGAACGGCAAGGGCCACCCGGTTCCGGACCTCGACGCCAACGGCGAGTACCGCGACAACGGCTGGAGCAACATCTCGCGCAACGGCATCCTGGTCCGCGACAGCGGCAACCTGACCGCGCTGCCGGGCCGCACCACCACCGGTAGCGAAGCCGACTTCCGCGCCTACAACCCGCTGACCGACGCCACCAACACCAACGAGCAGATGTACCTGCAGACGGGTCTGGAGCGTCGTTCGGTGTTCGCCAACGCCGAATTCGACATCACCGACAACCTGCGCGCCAAGGCCGACGTCCTGTACACGGACCGCGAAGCCACCCAGCAGATCGCCGGCTATCCGTTCCGTTCGTTCGGCTTCCCGCGTTACGAGGGCGACCTGTCGCTGTCGGGCGACAGCGCGTTCAACCCGTACAAGGGCGAGAACGTCGACTACATCCGCCGTACCTGGGAAATGCCGCGTCAGACCAAGTCCGAGCTGACCACCTACCGCTTCAGCGCGGGCCTGGAAGGTTCGTTCGAACTGGCCGGCAAGCCGTGGGACTGGGATGTGGGCTACATCTACAACCAGAACAAGGGCAGCAAGACCGGCACCGGCAACCTGTTCCTGCCGAACGTGGCCAAGGCCGTCGGCCCGTCGTTCATCGACGCCGCGGGCGTGGCCCACTGCGGCGCCCCCGGCGCCGTGATCGACAAGTGCGTGCCGTGGAACCCGCTGCTCGGCTACGGCCAGGTCGGCCCGGGCTCGCTGACCAATAACCCGGAACTGCAGAAGTACCTGTTCCTGCCGACCCACGACCGTTCGGAAACCGAAACCCAGGTCTACAGCCTGAACCTGAGCGGCGTGCTCGCCGCGCTGCCGGCCGGCGACCTCGGCCTGGCGGTGGGTTACGAACACCGCAAGGAATCGGCCCGTTACGAGCCGGACGCGCTGCTGCAGTCGGGCCTGAGCTCCGACCTGGCCGGTGCGATGACCGAAGGCGGCTACAAGCTCGACGAGTTCTACGCCGAACTCAGCGTGCCGGTGCTGGCCGACGTCGCCTTCGCCAAGGAACTGTCGTTCAACGTCGCCGGCCGTTACTCGGACTACGACACCTTCGGCGACACCACCAACGGCAAGTTCAGCCTGAAGTGGAAGCCGATCGACGACCTGCTGATCCGCGGCACCTACGCGACGGGCTTCCGCGCCCCGACCGTGGCCGACCTGTACGGCGGCACCAGCGAGACCTTCGACAACTACACCGACCCGTGCGACACCTCGTTCGGTTCGGCGGTGCGCAACCCGCAGGTTGCCGCCCGTTGCGCGGCCGTGGTCCCGGCTAACTTCCGTCAGGCCGCTTCGGGCGGTCCGGCGACCGGTCCGAACGCGCAGTCGAACTCGGCCTTCTCCTCGGGCTCCAACGCCCTGCTGAAGCCGGAAACCTCGAAGTCGACCACCGTCGGTTTCGTCTACAGCCCGAGCTTCGTCGGCGGTCTGGACATCAGCCTGGACTGGTGGAAGATCAAGATCGAAGACGTGATCGCGGCCGAAACCGTGACCTCGCTGCTCAACAACTGCTACGTGCTGGGCATCCAGTCGGCGTGCAGCCGCTTCGAGCGTAACTCGGCGGGTCAGGTGGTCGACGTGACCCGTACCCTGATCAACGGCGGCTACCAGGAAACGGCCGGTTACGACCTCGGCGTCGCCTACCGCCTGACCGACACCCGCTTCGGTAACTTCACGTTCAACTGGAAGACCAGCTACGTCGATTACCTGGAGTACAAGCGCGACAACGAATCGACCACCCCGGTCGAGCAGAAGACCAGCTGGGCCATCGACGGCACGGCCAACTTCCGCGTCCGCTCGAACTTCAACACCGACTGGCAGTACGGCGACTTCGGTGCGACCTGGAACGTGCGTTACTACTCGGGTCTGAAGGAAGACTGCGCGTACGACACCACCGGCGGTCCGGAGTGCGGCAACCCGAACTACACCTCGGCTTACCGCGGTCAGCAGCCGGTGCGCGAAGTGGGCGCCAACACGTTCCACGACGTCCAGGTCCGTTACAACACCCCGTGGAACGCCACGGTGGCCCTGGGCGCCAACAACGTGTTCGACCACCAGGGTCAGACCATGTACAGCCAGCCGAACAGCAGCTTCGTCTACAACGGCAGCTTCGACATCGGTCGCTTCGTGTACATGAAGTACACCCAGCGCTTCTGA
- a CDS encoding VOC family protein: MALKRMDNVGIVVEDLTAAIDFFRELGLELEGRAMIEGEWAGRVTGLADQRVEIAMMRTPDGHSRLELSRFLAPAVVADHRNAPVNALGYLRVMFAVDGIDETLARLQARDAQLVGEVVQYQDTYRLCYIRGPEGLLIGLAEELR; encoded by the coding sequence ATGGCGTTGAAGCGGATGGACAACGTGGGCATCGTCGTCGAGGACCTGACCGCGGCGATCGATTTCTTCCGCGAACTCGGCCTCGAACTCGAAGGGCGGGCCATGATCGAAGGCGAGTGGGCCGGGCGCGTCACCGGGCTGGCCGACCAGCGGGTCGAGATCGCGATGATGCGCACCCCGGACGGCCACAGCCGGCTCGAGCTCTCGCGCTTCCTCGCGCCGGCGGTCGTCGCCGATCACCGCAATGCCCCGGTCAACGCCCTGGGCTATCTGCGGGTGATGTTCGCCGTGGACGGCATCGACGAGACGCTCGCCCGGCTGCAGGCGCGCGACGCGCAACTGGTCGGCGAAGTCGTCCAGTACCAGGACACCTATCGGCTCTGCTACATCCGCGGCCCCGAAGGGTTGCTGATCGGGCTGGCCGAAGAGCTGCGCTGA